ACCTAACCAAAtgaacataaaaataataacacgAAACAAGACAAAGCCACTTGCAGCAATTTATGCACCTTTATACATATTTCAATGGGCAGCTGTGCAAtaagaaaacaaacaaaaactTGTTTGCCATTTTGTTGTTGCTGGTAATCACATCAATCTCCCCAAAATATTTACTATTACTAATTTATAATACATTCAGTCTATGTTACTTGACCCTTAAGTTTTGAATTTCTGTTCTAAGCTTTAATTATCCATTCAAAGGATGAAAAGATAACTGTTCACAATCCATATATATAAAGAATCTTCAAATGATAACAGCAGAAATGAAAATACTAAAACATTTTCTGAAGGATTAGCAAAAATACTGCAACAGACATCAAAGAGCTGACTGATTTCTCAATACTGAATGTAAAATGACCTCCGCTCAGCAAAAACTGTGGTCTCTTCTGTTAGCAAATCAGCGtgtgaatttaaaaaatcaggAAATATGACCCTGGCGAGGGCCGGCTGGAGGGGGGAAGGAGGgagaagtaaaaataaataaaataaaacataaaccaAATAAACCCAAGCATAGTCAACACTatagttatagaaagtaaatatttcATATACAACCCAGACACCATAAAGTCATGAAAATAGTCCATGCATGCATCTTAACAATTTAATGAATATACACAAATACATTGAACAACTTCTATGCTGAAGACATTCTCAGTATTCTTGATCCAATTTTGTTTCAAATTTAGGATGCAAGACCTCTGACATTATAATTTGCGTTTACATTACATGTAATCTGACAGTTTTACCACAATTTCAAGACCCCAATCCCATCCCAAATCTTCACTGTCATGTAAAGGCTGTTACAGCCATTACCAGAacttttttttccctttaaatAACAGGTTCAGTAATGAGGGGCTAAAAAACCTGTAAATGACATATCAGCCATTGTTTAGAACCATGTGAGACTTAAGATTGTATTAATATCATTAGATATGTCTAAGTCCTCAAGTAGCATCTAAAAGTACCAATTTCTTGTTCCCAGTTGAACAAGGATGAAGTCACTAAGACTTTCTGAGAAAAAAGTCATTTGAACATAGCGGAAACTAATAACAGGACGCAAATTCTTATGCAGATGTACATCCAGAAATTAGGAAAGCATAGTCGTATTACTATGTTTACATATATAACTTGAGCTCGTGACTCATGCACAATAATGCACAACTAAAAGAGACACcaaagcaactctccttcataTACTAGAAATATGAACTAAATATAAATGCACTATATATAACAATTCAATTTGGACCACAAGGTTTCCATACCTTGGCTCAAATTCCCTGATTTCAGCAAGCTCACTCCCGCAAACATCTGTCCACTGCACTTTCCTCCTTTCTGTAAGACCAGAGACATCACTGCTTTTGTCACCCAATGCATCGTGTTGATTGGCATCCTCAACAGGAACTGGAATGCTATTTGATGGCTTCTTCAAGCTACTCTTAAGATTAACTCTTCTTGTAATATTATCACCTTGAACTTCATTTGGATGGTTTTTGCCCTTGTCAGTAACAAGAGACTCTGGCAAGACATCCTGCTGTTGGGCAGGACCTACTTTGAGATGTGATGGGGAATCAAGACCTGCGGAAGCGCGACCGAAGCAAACAAGGGAAGCGCACCCGCGGGAAAACCGGTTCTTCAAGGAAGCCAGCTGGAGGTTAGGGTCTGGTTCGTTATCCACCAACTGGTACTGATTCCACGGTGAAACTCTCATGGGTTTATCTTCGTGCTTCTGACCCAAGAGAAGAAGGGTCAGGCCCTTGCTATACCCAGAAGCTGAAGCAGAGAAGAACCCTCCTCCTTCCACTGCCAATAACATCAGTTCTAATCATCTGGGCACAAAATATACTTTCAGTGTAGCTTCCCTTGCCCTTCTGCAGTAACAAAGATACCAGCCCTTCAGACACCCATATCTCAGAGTCGGACAGCCTACGAGACTGCAAAAAGACGTGAAAAAGAAATGCAAtatcaagagagagagagagattgatAATGGCAAAGAAAAAATCCGACTTCTGCAGTTCGCAAGGGCTGCTATGAACAAGTTTTGGCTATTGAACTTGAGATGGCGGGTGATGTGCCacgaataattataaatatacacCCCACCAACCATCTCACTAGCTGAAACATCAAaccacaaaaaaataaaagaatgaaaCAAGAAGACTAAggggaaattttattttattttttttaaaaggtgGCAATAAAAATTGCACTAAATTCAATTAGTCAGAGAACCAATCTGCCGCAGGTTTAAGAGTACTTCAAATCTACTTCAAGTCATATCAGACATGGTCAACAAAATTTTTGACCAGGAAAAATTGGCAGGGATTGACAAATGATAATTGATCATGGAAAGCGTCAAACAATTAAATATATGCATCCCAAAGCTCACAAACATGCAACATAACTTAACATGATTATCAAAACATGATACAGAAACAGAAAATCGGAAGAAGAATCACAATCTGTGGAAGAACTACACACCATCTTTTACCATTAATTACCTTCAAATATACTTGAAAAAACTTAACAATAATGGCAGAACCAGACGCTTTCGACAGCTGATCCAAATGCAATAAAAacaaatattgaaacaaataaaACGTCTTCAATAGTTTCGAGATAAACAGAGAATTCCTCTAAATcacaaaaaattttaagtataaatcCTCATTTCGCAAGGGAAAAAGGAAAGTAAAGATCTGTTTATTCGAAATAGTAACAATTAGCCAACATGCACCGCTTCACTTCACATAATCCTCACACCCCTGTTTGGCCACATAGAAAACAAATCAAAAAaggggggaaaaaaaaaagcaaaaatccTTTTGAACTATTTTTCTCACTGCCACTGAAAAAAACTGATAACATAAGATTTTCTCGGGAAAGTAAGAGAAAATCAAATACCTGAAAAGGACGACACAGATCTGAGATAGAGATTCTCAGAGACTAAATCGGCGGCGCCGGCATGTCGGCTCGAATAAATCGGCGATAAATTGGAGAGAGGAAAAACAAACTGAAcgagaataattattttaaaaaaaatggaaaacagAAAACACGGGAAAATTTCAAAAAGATTGGGATTATTTCTGGTTCGAATTATTTAAAGCAAGATAGGGATAGTGACTCCATGGCGCATGATAGCGATGGCCccctttttatattattatgtttttattttttttaaaaaaaattttaaagtaaattttgcttttttttttgtctttgatAAATAATTTTGCTTCTCATTCACTAATCACTTTTTGTGAAAGTAATTATAAAAGCAAAAGTTTGCTTTTGTTGGCTTGCCTATCATATCGTTAATTCCactcttttttaattaattaatttaatattattatacatatatctctctaaatttttaatattattaattataatttttatatcaataaattatttaaaattgtaataaacaatacataaattaaaaatattataaataataattaaactaattataatactcattattaaactataaaaattataaatataattaattattatatatattatatgataaattattattttcatatttacctcattaacataatatatttatctcattaatataataaaaatatatcttttattagttatttcaagaaaataatttattctttattgCTTGATTGCAatagtgaaaaatatatatacaatgcATTGATTCTTCCCCAATCTGTCTTCAGCTTCTTACTCCTGTGCGAAGAAAATGTGACTTTTTTCTTCATTCTCCTGGGTTGCTGTGTAAAGCACCCATATAATTTCTACAAAGCACAGCACCAGAATTTTCAAGTAGAATCTGAATCTTTGAAAGGCAAATATAAATGATATCTGATGATCGTCGGGCCTCATTATTTTTGGGTAAGATCGGACCAAAAAATAGTACTGGCTCAAAATCCTTAGAGCCTTCCTCGATCGCCCGGTTCAATATCTTAAGTCTCGACCCAGGTGTGCGGGGCAGGCTGGGTCGGTCGTGAGCCCAAGTCCGATGAG
This is a stretch of genomic DNA from Manihot esculenta cultivar AM560-2 chromosome 2, M.esculenta_v8, whole genome shotgun sequence. It encodes these proteins:
- the LOC110608210 gene encoding uncharacterized protein LOC110608210 yields the protein MLLAVEGGGFFSASASGYSKGLTLLLLGQKHEDKPMRVSPWNQYQLVDNEPDPNLQLASLKNRFSRGCASLVCFGRASAGLDSPSHLKVGPAQQQDVLPESLVTDKGKNHPNEVQGDNITRRVNLKSSLKKPSNSIPVPVEDANQHDALGDKSSDVSGLTERRKVQWTDVCGSELAEIREFEPSETAGSEDEFENGNERTCSCVIM